aagagttttggttgtgaataagtgtgtggttaacacttgatgtgacattacttgtattgtaagctgtgaattgtacaataatctGACTAGGGTTATCTTAAGAAAAGTGTTGAtgcacagtgttaaagagaaaatataggtttcttatttaggaaccagtgttaaattatagcgcaattgtgttaaacatgtttaaaacatgaatgtgaggtcgtgggtattatataattaatgagcagtgtctgcatacaaaaaattattttaggggttagacctgaatcaggagggagaggccctgacggactctttggagtgtaggccttgggggtcacccggtttgagtgctcctttaagcctgtgccgatcccgtatggttggagcattctcacaaaacagtGTAACCCTGactagtctccctatgattttacttagtgagagtgacctgacatacccattgtgtggtgtgtcttgttatgtactcctaagcgtcttagggtggtttttcactaacatgctaccacattgcatattggtttgagtcttagcataactgttgcatacgcttgctaattatttattatgaaattgatgtgttattatgtcttgatcggagtgtgtgattcttgtgtaatgtggttgatgattgaaaagtgtaattgatgattgaaaagtgaattttgaatgacaaagtgattgaattacgtgagttatgtttaagtaagttttattttatttatatgatatgtatatctagttgtcttgcttctctattagttaggaaagtgataactcactctccgtgttgtttgtatttggatcctgtgatgatcttgaactttgtgttcgaggAAACATATCACTAGATGAATTGCTTTAAGAAACCTTGTGCTGAATGACGtcaggacacaatgctctgataggatgtgacattgaggcataatagtctattttattttacctcactaatttaacaaaatattttttttttataaattttgacggccttattttgagtcgaatatatttttaataacttttatttggtaataatgaattgactaaaccttttacccacgtgaatttgtttactaatatttttatatgttttatttatttatacatatgtcgaggtagagggtgtcacattggTCAGCATACCACATTTTTCTTCTAGAACACATGATATCTAGGCAATTCTAAAAGTatgaaacaatttaaaataGACTTTTGAAGAATCTTATAGTTAAATACACTTTGaccaattttaaagaataaaagtatGACACAATATATAAACTCGAGAATGTCATTCTGTTAGCCtattttaattccaaattataatattaatttcaaactatatataaaaaaatcctaaaaagcaagaaaagggaaaaaattacaaaatcaatatctcaatCCCTCTTATAGTAAATATTTCCttatttaatttcatcaattcacaCTAATTAGAAAAATACTCACTTTCTAGGGTTTATACTCAAtacaagaacacatcaatttcatagcaATTTCACATCGGAACACCAATTagtctgtcaaacatatataattcacagttATAGTTGTAAACATAGAATCAAAATTTCATAAACACCCCAAAATTCATCTCAATTGATCTTCTAAGGATACTTATACATGTTCTCACTACTCCTAATGGTTAACAAGTCAGGGATGATAGTTTTACTAGAAAAGGGAACGATTTAGAAGGAAGAGAAAGCGTAGAAACATCTTAATATAAGTACTGACctaataagtttttatttatagcTATGATGCTCTGAtcatattatttactctatttttctttattttattattttataaaaataaactatattttcttattatgaaatgaataaatataatattctttttattttctaaaaacatatttattttatttaacttaaaaccattattttaattaataaaactatttctccttatttattaaattaaaaatttcattatttttctaaaactttatttatttttaaataaaagactttttaatttattttaaaaaatggaatGTTAATGTGACTTTTGAGTAGTTAGTACAAGGCTCTATCCAACTAAGTTAATAGgctaattatgttataaaataattaatgtcgctacatataacactaaaatttctaatatatatttaatgcacatataaatttaaataataaatttagtgacaactaattttgatctaataattaatttttttacatatatgaattgtaaatgaaaactataatttctatttaaaatttatatatatatatatactattagatcaaaatacattagtagatttatgttaataatgtattttttacatatataattttttttattaaacctacgatttttatttacaatttatatatgtaaacaaattaattattagatgaaaattaattgtcacacaatttattatgtaaatttatatatgcattaagtatacatgaaattttttagtgttatttaacgacattaattattttaacataattgacttattagctcagttggttagaCCTATTAGTTCACTTGGTTATAACGTCATACTAACAATGTATTTAAACCAATTACGGAGAGGCAATATGAGAATTACAATGTTGTGTTGGATATACTAAAAAAGCAAATGGTGCACGTAGCAATTCCCAAACCTGAGGAATGCACtttatagtagtcataactacTTGAATTGTGCTGCAGCGTAACAATGCAAACAAAAAGTTAGAAGAGAATTAATCACATCCAAAAGACTAAGGCAACCtgatattttcaaataataCACAACATAGACTGTGGCACTATAGCAAGGGTGGGTCTGAGGTAGTTCAAGACACAGAAGAAGATCCTAAGCTTTTCACTAACATAATACAATAAGCTGAGTCCATAGTGGTAAGAAGCTCAtcaaaggaaagaatgcaattgTCCACCATCAAAGTGGTCgcaaaatagtaaataataaaagGTTCTCATATGATAGGTGATACTCAGCATCTGATATATATAAGATCAATATTTCAGAAGGGCTCCTAAATTAGAACTGAAATACTTTCAGTCAAAGCATCAATTGCATATGCACCTTCCtacctaaatttaaaataaactgaaAATATTTGCTGAGAATGAGCACGTCATCTcctaaattattgataaaagagaaataagCTTTCTCCTGTTGTGTAAATAGCATGCCAGTTTGAGATGAATTAGGATGGTCTCAAGAAAGCACTGAGAAAATTACCACATGGGAGCTCCATAAATTAGTACCATAAAcagattaagaataaaaaatatcaaatctccagcagaaaaacaaataacatatGGTATAATACCAAAagtacatacatgcatatattCTATGGAATTAAATTGAAGACCAAGCagcatgaaacaaaaacaattaaccAAAGAAGCAGGGACAACAACATACTTGAAGACGGAGAGAAGCCAAAGCCAGGAATTATTCGGCAAAGCAATAAAGAAACAAACTGCTGCAACAAGCCATGCAACAGAGACAATTCCAATAGAAACCTTGGACACTTTCTGACTCCCACGCTACAACAAAACAATCACTAAGTTCAGCAAAATCGAGAATTCAGTCCAcagaacaaaaaagaataacATTCTCAACTAGAGAAATACATATCATGCTTACTTCATAGATTGCAATCTGGAACAATGTAATTGCTGTCAGCAGAACAGCATGGATCGAGAAAGCAACATCATTTGCAGCAACAGGTATCATCTGAAACAAATGAAACTAAAACTACATAAGGGAAttccaaatatttatataaatttaaataataaatttagtgacaattaattttaatctaataattaatttttttacatatatgaaTTGTAAATGaaatctatgatttttatttaaaatttatatatatatatatatatatatatatatatatatatatatatatactattagatcaaaatacattattagatttatgttaataatgtattttttacatatataatttttttatcaaacctatgatttttatttacaatttatatatataaacaaattaattatgagatcaa
This window of the Glycine max cultivar Williams 82 unplaced genomic scaffold, Glycine_max_v4.0 scaffold_288, whole genome shotgun sequence genome carries:
- the LOC106797952 gene encoding cystinosin homolog, with protein sequence MIPVAANDVAFSIHAVLLTAITLFQIAIYERGSQKVSKVSIGIVSVAWLVAAVCFFIALPNNSWLWLLSVFNTIQVVMTTIKCIPQVWELLRAPFAFLSLKRSQLSIVVFLVLSRTLPPISLLGFPNVGEKEKGLKPPFYGPTCDASFSLNRHYFANPNGENMQK